In Fusibacter sp. A1, the following are encoded in one genomic region:
- a CDS encoding cyclodeaminase/cyclohydrolase family protein, with protein MLANLTCVEFLDKLASNEPVPGGGSVAALTGGIAAALAAMVANLTVGKKNYVEVSEEMEEIATRMIQMKIAFVEFIDKDANSFDGVMKAFKLPKETDEEKAARTAAIQNGYKEAIAVPLAVAKAASEMFEMIEVVVTKGNQNAVTDGLVAAMSARTAILGALLNVKINLSSVKDEAYVEKIKSEVEALEAFAIKREGEILAKAAF; from the coding sequence ATGTTAGCAAATTTGACGTGTGTGGAATTTTTAGATAAGTTGGCTTCAAACGAGCCTGTTCCAGGTGGCGGCAGTGTCGCTGCACTTACTGGCGGAATCGCCGCAGCGCTTGCTGCGATGGTTGCAAACCTTACAGTCGGTAAAAAGAACTATGTGGAAGTCTCTGAAGAAATGGAAGAGATTGCGACTCGCATGATTCAAATGAAAATCGCTTTTGTCGAATTTATCGACAAAGACGCAAACTCGTTTGACGGCGTGATGAAGGCGTTTAAACTTCCTAAAGAAACCGATGAAGAAAAAGCAGCTCGTACTGCTGCAATTCAAAACGGTTACAAAGAGGCGATCGCAGTACCGCTTGCAGTTGCCAAAGCGGCTTCTGAGATGTTCGAGATGATCGAAGTTGTCGTGACTAAGGGGAATCAGAACGCTGTGACAGACGGTCTTGTTGCCGCGATGTCGGCCCGTACTGCGATTCTTGGTGCGCTACTTAATGTTAAAATCAATCTATCTTCTGTTAAAGATGAAGCCTATGTAGAAAAAATCAAGTCTGAGGTCGAGGCGCTTGAAGCGTTTGCGATTAAACGTGAAGGCGAGATTTTGGCTAAAGCGGCTTTCTAA
- a CDS encoding PAS domain-containing protein yields MKKLERIWMYGVTLFIVLLLTTTLYILLLREVERTDKVVEDTKREILTLFERAENHVETLAKLMETEYVDPRMPSDTIKFNQKEDYFAIDDDSLSWNITGLGDYKKLSGKRSKEIYSAYVVGELMEYLSAKEPEIVWIYYISNGGFINISPYVSSTDYRITVEDYSRPFVTLNTTYQNPTREPVWTNVYLDGAGQGLMVTVAKPVDIAEDHLGVMAIDITLNTLEKLIENVEFRNAKFLIVSPQDDVLASSSFDQKDEMKINRLIDVLPLGLRRHSIDLSSISAEERKMINGYLVFKKNLGETGYHIYASVSIWSLFLSQFIAIIPLILGGIILFTFFFKRYHKDQLRYILSADGMKFQKLFNHYDHLLLILNEKGAVLGINDKGLKLVTAQKNDVLGMMIWDCPWWAEVASYEVYFKEVISKPEGGKRSKEMMYFDISGESKFMTVSISPVYDDTTHYITNFIVSGEDKTEIRHLEDELDRYKQKQ; encoded by the coding sequence ATGAAAAAGCTGGAAAGAATATGGATGTATGGAGTTACCCTCTTTATCGTGCTGTTACTGACCACCACCCTTTATATCCTGCTTTTAAGGGAAGTGGAGCGCACGGATAAGGTGGTGGAAGACACGAAGCGCGAGATACTCACCCTGTTCGAACGCGCGGAAAACCATGTGGAGACACTCGCAAAGCTTATGGAAACAGAGTATGTCGATCCACGTATGCCGTCGGATACCATCAAGTTCAATCAAAAGGAAGATTACTTTGCTATCGATGACGACTCCTTGTCGTGGAACATCACGGGACTTGGAGACTACAAGAAGCTATCAGGCAAAAGGTCTAAAGAGATTTACAGCGCCTATGTCGTCGGAGAACTTATGGAATATTTGAGCGCAAAAGAGCCGGAGATCGTTTGGATCTATTATATCTCAAACGGCGGATTCATCAATATTAGCCCTTATGTCTCCTCGACAGATTACCGTATCACGGTGGAGGACTATTCAAGACCCTTTGTCACACTCAACACCACCTATCAGAATCCAACAAGAGAACCTGTATGGACGAATGTCTACTTGGATGGGGCCGGGCAGGGGCTTATGGTCACCGTCGCGAAACCTGTGGATATCGCTGAAGACCATTTGGGTGTGATGGCGATAGACATCACCCTGAACACGCTTGAGAAGCTTATCGAAAACGTGGAGTTCAGAAACGCAAAGTTTCTGATTGTCAGCCCACAGGATGATGTTTTGGCATCAAGCAGTTTTGATCAGAAGGATGAGATGAAAATCAATCGTCTGATAGACGTCTTGCCTCTGGGGCTTAGGAGACACAGCATCGATTTAAGCTCGATAAGCGCCGAAGAAAGAAAGATGATCAACGGGTATCTGGTATTTAAAAAGAATCTCGGAGAAACGGGATATCATATTTATGCGAGTGTTTCCATCTGGTCGCTTTTCTTGTCGCAGTTTATTGCGATCATACCTTTGATCCTAGGTGGAATCATCTTGTTCACTTTCTTCTTCAAACGCTATCACAAAGACCAGCTCAGGTACATTCTATCGGCGGATGGCATGAAATTCCAGAAGCTGTTCAACCATTATGACCATCTTTTGCTGATTCTAAATGAAAAGGGAGCGGTTCTAGGCATAAACGACAAGGGTCTTAAACTTGTCACCGCACAAAAAAACGACGTTCTTGGAATGATGATATGGGATTGTCCCTGGTGGGCTGAGGTAGCAAGCTATGAGGTCTATTTTAAAGAGGTCATCTCCAAACCTGAAGGGGGCAAAAGAAGCAAGGAAATGATGTATTTTGACATAAGCGGTGAATCAAAATTTATGACGGTGTCCATCTCGCCCGTCTATGACGATACGACGCATTACATCACCAACTTCATTGTTTCAGGTGAGGACAAGACTGAAATCAGGCATCTGGAAGATGAACTGGACAGGTATAAGCAAAAACAATAA
- a CDS encoding M42 family metallopeptidase, with protein sequence MNKKYITETLVELLNTPSPSGYCKDVMNKLAARVSSLGYQMTFTKKGNGHIEIEGVDKTKTIGVAAHVDTLGAMVRSINSSGTLNFTTVGGYTMHSVEGEYVVVHTRGGKTYTGTILNTSPSVHVYDDARTQERKIDNMEIRLDEVVASKEDVEKLGISTGDFVSLDARAVVTGSGYIKSRHLDDKAGVASIIGWLEELSSTKAQPRCNIKILISTYEEVGHGSSAIPWDLDEFIAIDMGAMGKDLACTEQQVSICAKDSSGPYDYEVVSGLIDAAKKAKINHAVDIYPFYGSDVSAARSAGHEFKGGLIGPGVHASHHMERTHIDGIVETAKLLKAYL encoded by the coding sequence ATGAATAAAAAATACATTACAGAAACGTTAGTAGAACTGCTAAATACACCTAGTCCTTCAGGTTATTGCAAGGACGTCATGAACAAATTGGCTGCAAGAGTCTCTTCACTCGGTTATCAGATGACCTTCACCAAAAAAGGTAACGGGCATATCGAGATCGAAGGAGTCGACAAGACAAAAACTATCGGTGTGGCTGCCCATGTCGACACTCTAGGTGCGATGGTCCGCTCTATCAACAGTAGCGGAACACTCAACTTCACAACCGTCGGTGGATACACCATGCACAGTGTGGAAGGCGAATACGTCGTAGTACACACAAGAGGCGGCAAGACCTACACAGGCACCATCCTCAACACAAGTCCCTCAGTCCATGTCTACGACGATGCCAGAACACAGGAACGTAAGATCGACAACATGGAGATTCGTCTTGATGAAGTGGTCGCTTCCAAAGAGGATGTCGAAAAATTAGGAATCTCAACAGGAGACTTCGTCTCGCTTGATGCCCGTGCGGTCGTAACAGGTAGCGGTTATATCAAATCAAGACATCTCGATGACAAGGCGGGTGTCGCATCCATTATCGGCTGGCTTGAAGAACTTTCTTCAACTAAAGCGCAACCTAGATGCAACATCAAGATTTTGATTTCGACCTATGAGGAAGTCGGTCACGGATCCTCGGCGATCCCATGGGATCTTGACGAGTTTATCGCAATCGACATGGGTGCCATGGGCAAAGACCTCGCTTGTACAGAACAGCAGGTTTCCATCTGTGCGAAAGATTCTTCCGGTCCCTATGACTACGAAGTCGTATCGGGTCTGATTGACGCGGCGAAAAAAGCTAAGATCAATCACGCGGTCGACATCTATCCGTTTTACGGTTCAGACGTATCCGCTGCAAGAAGTGCGGGCCACGAGTTTAAAGGTGGTCTGATCGGTCCTGGCGTTCATGCATCCCACCATATGGAACGTACCCATATCGACGGTATTGTCGAAACAGCCAAGCTGTTAAAAGCCTACTTATAA
- a CDS encoding DUF2164 family protein — translation MNKRLKLTMENEKALKEMIRNFFEEQYDEEIGDLKSQLIFDFFAESLAPTFYNMGIKDTVAFLSDKMDDVYHLEL, via the coding sequence ATGAATAAAAGACTGAAATTGACAATGGAGAATGAGAAAGCCCTGAAGGAAATGATTCGAAATTTTTTTGAAGAACAATATGATGAAGAAATAGGTGATCTCAAGTCGCAATTGATTTTTGATTTTTTTGCTGAATCTCTTGCGCCAACCTTCTATAATATGGGTATAAAAGACACGGTAGCGTTTTTATCGGATAAGATGGATGATGTTTATCATTTAGAACTTTAA
- a CDS encoding ribose-phosphate pyrophosphokinase → MSLDLKIFSGSSGNAFAQKICDYLDVPLAKSDVFNFSEGNTFVRVGETVRGEDVYIVQSIGMHPNDEFVEILFWIDALKRASAHSVTVVMPFFSYAKGDKKDEPRVSIRARVCADCIEVTGADRVVTMDLHSPQIQGFFKKPVDHLTALPVFAQAIRRLNLGDFVIVSPDAGYVKEARKLSKMLGVSTVIGDKTREDHSECAEILELIGDVNGKNAVIVDDFTITGGTIFELTKVLQSRGANRVIACLSHVMLNESAIQWLEESAIEKLLCTDTVDNPHIRSSSKIQVISVAPLFAETIKRIHNKESVSVMFETLPDEVDKEIKRIEQVEYKG, encoded by the coding sequence ATGAGTCTTGATTTGAAAATTTTTTCGGGATCGTCTGGAAATGCGTTCGCTCAGAAGATATGTGATTACTTGGATGTTCCACTTGCTAAATCCGACGTGTTCAATTTTTCTGAGGGCAATACCTTTGTAAGAGTCGGTGAAACAGTACGTGGAGAAGATGTCTATATCGTTCAAAGTATCGGCATGCATCCCAATGACGAGTTTGTAGAGATTTTGTTCTGGATCGACGCGCTTAAGAGGGCCAGCGCCCATTCTGTGACGGTGGTCATGCCGTTTTTCAGCTATGCCAAAGGCGATAAGAAGGATGAGCCGCGTGTTTCCATAAGGGCGCGTGTCTGTGCGGATTGCATCGAGGTGACGGGTGCAGACAGGGTAGTCACGATGGACCTGCATAGTCCTCAGATACAAGGATTCTTTAAAAAGCCTGTCGACCATCTGACGGCGCTTCCAGTGTTCGCGCAGGCCATCAGACGGCTCAATCTAGGCGATTTTGTAATCGTTTCGCCGGATGCCGGATATGTCAAGGAAGCCAGAAAGCTTTCGAAAATGTTAGGGGTTTCGACGGTGATCGGCGATAAAACACGGGAGGATCATTCCGAATGTGCCGAGATTCTTGAACTCATAGGAGATGTAAACGGAAAGAACGCTGTCATCGTCGACGATTTTACGATCACCGGAGGGACCATCTTCGAACTGACGAAGGTCTTGCAGTCAAGAGGTGCGAATCGTGTCATCGCATGCCTTTCGCATGTCATGTTGAACGAGTCCGCTATCCAGTGGTTAGAAGAAAGTGCGATTGAAAAATTGCTTTGTACAGATACGGTCGACAATCCCCATATCAGATCGAGCAGTAAGATTCAGGTGATCTCAGTCGCTCCGCTGTTTGCTGAAACAATCAAACGGATTCACAACAAGGAGTCCGTCAGTGTGATGTTTGAGACTCTGCCTGATGAAGTGGATAAGGAAATCAAACGGATAGAACAAGTTGAATATAAAGGATAA